In one Syntrophales bacterium genomic region, the following are encoded:
- a CDS encoding helix-turn-helix domain-containing protein — protein sequence MRRTELLQEIRIMRFEEAYGVWTEGRLNQEEAARILGVCTRTFRRYIDRYEESGIEGLLD from the coding sequence ATGAGAAGGACAGAGTTGTTACAGGAGATTCGGATTATGCGATTTGAAGAGGCTTATGGTGTATGGACAGAAGGTCGATTGAACCAGGAAGAAGCAGCTCGGATATTGGGAGTATGCACACGGACATTTCGGCGTTACATTGATCGTTATGAGGAAAGCGGTATAGAAGGATTATTGGAC